GGCGATCTTCCTTTCGAGCATTTTGATCAGTTCGTCCTGCGTAATCATTATGATCAATTTACCCATCTCTCTCAGAGCACCCTGTCGAGCATGCAGTGCACCTTTGTTCTCTCCCTTTCTGGCGATAAGAATTGCCACCGAACGCAAAGCGTTCGTGAATAGGTATTTTTCAGTTGAATAGATCTCGGATTGGCTGATCTGCCTCGGATAATTCTTAACCTCGAAAACAACGTAACGAGAGCGAAAATCATCACGCAACGAGTTCCAGAAGGGGTTTTCTGATTTGATACTCGCTATGAAGTCGAGCCTATGGAAGCCATCCGATATTCGATGCTGATCTTTAAATTCACCAAAATCTTCTTCGAACAATTCCTTTATCGCCTCCAAGCACAAACGCTCATATGCTCTTGCCCCCTTTGGTCCAGCGCGAGATTCCTCGATTCTTTCAATAAGATTCCGAATTCGGCTAGTAGTTTGCTCATACTCTTTCTGATGAGCGCGCTTTGTATCCTCAACGTTTCTTATCTCAACCCCTTCAACCGGCGGGATTGTTGACACAGATGGAGGAGTTGGCGAACAATTAAATGGGTCGTTTTCACGCGCAGAGTGAGGCGAGGCCGTTTCGAGCCTCGACACTCGCATGAGTTCAATTAGGTCTCTGTAAATTGCATCAAACGGTGCGGATAAAACGAGAAGGTCGTGGATATCAACGATTTCTATTCGACCGTCTACCAAAGTTTGATCTCTAAGGGTCTTAGGTACCGCTATCGACAAAACTAATTTTCCTCTGGAAAGTCGGCGTTTATCTAGCGCGTCAGTTAATTGCGCGACCGCACCTGTCATAACCCGGCTTGACGGCGTTGATGCCCTGTAAAATTTAACCTCAACACCGATATCCTCCCTGCCATCGTTCATGACGAAATCAGGTGATCTAAAAATGTCGTTCGCATGAATTCTGTAGTCTTCCGCCTTCTCTACAAGACGGTTTCCGTTCGCCTCGTATAGTCTTTCAACAATTTCTTCGAACCGCGTGTAAAAGGTTATATTTTGCATCGAATCCCCAACCCCAAATGTTCTCAGAT
This genomic interval from Agrobacterium fabrum str. C58 contains the following:
- a CDS encoding restriction endonuclease, whose protein sequence is MQNITFYTRFEEIVERLYEANGNRLVEKAEDYRIHANDIFRSPDFVMNDGREDIGVEVKFYRASTPSSRVMTGAVAQLTDALDKRRLSRGKLVLSIAVPKTLRDQTLVDGRIEIVDIHDLLVLSAPFDAIYRDLIELMRVSRLETASPHSARENDPFNCSPTPPSVSTIPPVEGVEIRNVEDTKRAHQKEYEQTTSRIRNLIERIEESRAGPKGARAYERLCLEAIKELFEEDFGEFKDQHRISDGFHRLDFIASIKSENPFWNSLRDDFRSRYVVFEVKNYPRQISQSEIYSTEKYLFTNALRSVAILIARKGENKGALHARQGALREMGKLIIMITQDELIKMLERKIANEEVISILAEKIDDFLTTLAR